One part of the Patescibacteria group bacterium genome encodes these proteins:
- the argS gene encoding arginine--tRNA ligase — protein sequence MFKHIIKKSIEDAVIKLKIKPVDFVVEHPENEDFGDYSTNIAMVLSKKLKKSPMVIAEEITKNIKIESPISKIQVEKPGFINFWLEKTSLLSVLERIQNEKELFGKGNILKHKKIMVEYTDPNPFKEFHIGHLMSNTIGESLSRILYFNGGVVKRACYQGDVGAHTAKALWGLKKILAQNGKEIENLSRKPLREKIEILGKGYAYGAEKYLEDNVAKEEIDELNKAIYKKSDKDIMHLYNLGRKWSLDYFETIYKKLGTKFDYYFFERAVGEKGLLLVKDYLKKGVFEESAGAIIFKGEKYGLHTRVFVNKSGLPTYEAKDLGLPILKNEAFKYDLSIVVTGNEIADYFKVVLKALSIINPNLEKKTKHIPHGMLRLKEEKMSSRTGKVVTAEGLINRVEENIKIKVPDIETKELTPIVIGAIKYSMLRQGPGKDIIFDFKTSLSFEGDSGPYLQYTYARCNSILRNEKLDKGVTMSYAINKDEEKILKHIYKFPEV from the coding sequence ATGTTCAAACACATAATTAAGAAATCTATAGAAGACGCAGTAATTAAACTTAAAATCAAGCCGGTGGATTTTGTGGTGGAACACCCCGAAAATGAGGATTTTGGAGATTATTCAACCAACATTGCTATGGTTTTATCCAAAAAACTAAAAAAATCGCCTATGGTGATTGCAGAGGAAATTACCAAAAATATAAAGATTGAATCCCCAATTTCAAAAATACAAGTTGAGAAACCCGGTTTTATAAACTTTTGGCTTGAAAAAACCTCCCTGCTTTCGGTTTTGGAAAGGATCCAAAATGAAAAAGAACTTTTTGGAAAAGGAAACATCCTAAAACATAAAAAAATAATGGTGGAATATACCGACCCAAATCCCTTTAAAGAGTTCCATATCGGGCACCTTATGAGTAACACCATTGGCGAATCTCTGTCCCGCATACTTTATTTTAATGGGGGGGTCGTGAAAAGGGCTTGTTACCAAGGAGATGTAGGCGCGCATACTGCCAAAGCTTTATGGGGACTTAAAAAAATCCTTGCGCAAAACGGCAAGGAAATCGAAAATTTGAGCCGAAAACCCTTGCGCGAAAAAATAGAAATTTTAGGGAAAGGGTACGCTTACGGAGCTGAAAAATATTTGGAGGACAATGTAGCAAAAGAAGAGATTGACGAATTAAACAAAGCAATTTACAAAAAAAGCGATAAAGACATTATGCATTTATATAATTTAGGAAGGAAATGGAGTTTGGATTACTTTGAAACAATTTACAAAAAGCTAGGAACAAAATTTGACTATTATTTCTTTGAAAGAGCCGTCGGCGAAAAGGGCTTGTTATTAGTAAAAGACTATCTCAAAAAAGGAGTTTTTGAAGAAAGCGCGGGAGCTATAATATTTAAGGGCGAGAAGTATGGCTTGCATACTCGCGTCTTTGTAAATAAAAGCGGTTTACCAACTTACGAAGCAAAAGACCTAGGTCTGCCAATATTGAAAAACGAAGCCTTTAAATATGACCTCTCTATTGTTGTAACGGGAAACGAAATTGCCGATTATTTTAAAGTCGTTCTAAAGGCGTTAAGCATAATAAATCCTAACCTTGAAAAGAAAACCAAACACATCCCTCACGGGATGTTACGACTAAAAGAAGAAAAAATGTCTTCAAGGACAGGAAAGGTTGTTACGGCAGAAGGTTTGATCAACAGGGTAGAAGAAAATATAAAAATAAAGGTCCCTGATATAGAAACTAAAGAACTTACACCTATTGTCATAGGAGCAATAAAATATTCAATGCTTCGCCAAGGACCTGGCAAAGATATAATTTTTGACTTTAAAACTTCTCTTTCCTTTGAGGGAGATTCGGGACCATATCTTCAATACACCTACGCAAGATGTAACAGCATTTTGAGAAACGAAAAATTGGATAAGGGGGTAACTATGTCCTATGCAATAAACAAGGATGAAGAAAAGATATTAAAACATATTTATAAGTTTCCAGAAGTTG